The Bos indicus x Bos taurus breed Angus x Brahman F1 hybrid chromosome 25, Bos_hybrid_MaternalHap_v2.0, whole genome shotgun sequence genome has a window encoding:
- the LOC113883987 gene encoding basic salivary proline-rich protein 4-like, with translation MGTIPPPPETKREPLPARRLQAGEGTKRNQMEGIPPAALDETRLRASLPTSNPNPGGTRDSGSRPPLAQETSGNGGRPSNSPISRDPEGPGSLSARSPSWGAPLRGRPPISALRVGEQLQEPRPSVRAWLGSRRRVPPTFGAGGRSGGVSGCGGDPPRRRRRARSRQTAPPRPAGPEGALSTPLPSLRAPGWGEPGACVQAESGPAGPGVQGGHGDPQARPPIAPASNGPRLRSVGRRPRTPGARLPAPGYGGRRGPIPAPLALRRPALCPPRSPAGHAARPEPRRRGRPPHARAPPEPPPPPRARLPGQFRCPLAQPRPGPRTYPHLGGRPPAEAPGRVPVSVALHGAQSRPRLKPLRRPPED, from the exons ATGGGGACCATCCCCCCGCCCCCGGAGACCAAGAGAGAGCCCCTTCCGGCCCGCCGGCTCCAGGCAGGAGAAGGCACTAAACGGAACCAAATGGAGGGAATCCCGCCGGCCGCGCTAGACGAGACCCGACTTCGGGCTTCCCTCCCCACCTCGAACCCCAACCCCGGGGGGACCCGAGACTCGGGGTCACGGCCTCCCCTTGCCCAAGAAACTTCGGGGAACGGGGGGAGGC CATCAAACTCTCCCATTTCCCGGGACCCCGAAGGGCCAGGCTCGCTCTCTGCCCGGTCCCCGAGTTGGGGGGCGCCCCTGAGGGGAAGACCTCCCATCTCCGCCTTGAGGGTCGGAGAGCAGCTCCAAGAGCCGAGGCCGAGCGTCCGAGCCTGGCTTGGGTCCCGCCGCCGCGTCCCGCCCACGTTCGGGGCTGGGGGTCGGAGTGGGGGTGTTTCGGGGTGTGGGGGGGACCCCCCGAGACGCCGCCGCCGCGCCCGCTCGCGACAaacggccccgccccgccccgccgggcCAGAAGGGGCGCTGTCGACGCCGCTACCTTCGCTCCGTGCGCCCGGCTGGGGCGAGCCAGGCGCCTGCGTGCAGGCCGAGAGCGGCCCGGCCGGCCCGGGGGTGCAGGGAGGACACGGGGACCCCCAAGCCCGCCCTCCTATCGCCCCGGCCTCAAACGGCCCGCGGCTCCGCTCCGTGGGTCGCCGGCCCCGGACGCCCGGTGCCCGCCTCCCAGCGCCGGGCTACGGCGGGCGCCGAGGGCCAATCCCCGCGCCGCTCGCCCTCCGCCGTCCCGCGCTCTGCCCGCCCCGCTCCCCGGCCGGCCACGCCGCCCGGCCTGAGCCCCGGCGTCGGGGG AGGCCTCCTCACGCCCGGGCCCCGccggagccgccgccgccgccgcgcgcgCGCCTCCCGGGGCAGTTCCGCTGCCCTCTGGCGCAGCCCCGCCCTGGTCCCCGCACTTACCCCCACCTCGGCGGCCGGCCGCCCGCAGAGGCCCCCGGCCGAGTCCCAGTCTCCGTCGCGCTGCACGGCGCGCAGTCCCGCCCCCGCTTAAAGCCGCTGCGCCGGCCGCCCGAGGACTAG